The stretch of DNA CTTGAGTCTTCGAGCGTATTCGGCTCTAATGCTGTAGTAGGTATCTATCTCCCCATTTTCAATTTTTAACTGAATCTGCTCTTGATTCGGGAGGATCAAGAACACGATTTCATTGAGATAGGGTAGTTGAATGCCGCCCCGGTCAGCTTTCCAATAGAAAGGGTTTCTGACAAGGACAATGGATTCACCGGCCTTGTACTGCTTCAGCATAAATGCTCCGAGCGAAACCATGTCCCGCGGCTTCATATCCACGGCCATCGAGTTTATGAATTCTTTCTTCTGATAAACGTCTTGCCACTTGTGCCTTGGAAGAATGGGAATTGCAGCACCATCGATTTGACGAAGGAAAGCCGGAAAGCGAAATGGAAGTTTTGCTATGACGGTGTAATTATCCCTTTTCACCCATTGAATTCTTTTGCCCTGGATGGCTAAAGCGTCCTGCGGGCTGGAGGGAATTTCAGGATCGTTGACGATCTGCATCGTAAAAATAACGTCATCCGCTGAAAAAGGATGACCGTCCGACCATTTGACCGCCCTTTGCAAATGAAAAGTCCAAACCAGATGATCGGAGCTGATCTCCCAAGACTTCGCAATTCCGGGTTCGGGTTGCTGCGTAGCCAGGTTCAATCTCGTCAGACCCGCATGGATCAATTGATTCAAAATCTGGCCAGGCTCATTGGAAATCACAAAGGGGTTGAATGCCTCGGGATCCGAGAGCAATGCACTCATAATCCGGCCACCTTGCCTTCCGTTGACAGGAACCGATCTAGTTTCCTGATTTGCAGCACCTGAGTTTTGCTGTTTTTCTAAACGCACTTCTCCCCTTTTCGGTTCGCTTCCTCTGCACGCTGCTTGCAGCAACATAGTTCCGATTAGGAAGAGAGCAAGCAGATTCCTTTGCGTATGTAGAAGGGCGGTCAATTTAATTTGGAAAAACACGACCATGCTAAAATGTTCTAAATGGCGGGTAATCCTGTTACACGAGATAACTATACTATAGCCGACGCAGAGCTTGTACAAGGCTGCTTAGACGGCGATGAAAATTGCTGGGAAATTTTAATCAAAAGGTATCAAAAGCTTGTTTATTCAGTTCCTTTAAAGTATCAGTTGTCCCGTGATGATGCTGATGACGTCTTTCAGACGGTCTGCATTATCTTACTTGAGAAGCTGAAGACTTTGCGGGACTTGCAAAGCCTTTCTGTGTGGATCTATGTCACCACAAAAAGACAATGCTGGAAAGTTCTCAAAGAAAAACAACGGGAAGAAGGTTTGCGCGATAACCAGGAGCTACGCTTGATTGAGCAGGGAGGCGATGAATTGTTTCTTCAATTTCAGATAGCGCGTTCTGTCGAGCGACTGCCAAGAAAATGCCGGGATTTACTCTCGGCACTGTACTATACTGTCCCGCCTCTTTCCTATGGGCAGGTTTCCGAGAGACTAGGTTTTCCTCCAGGTAGTATAGGGCCTACGC from bacterium encodes:
- a CDS encoding sigma-70 family RNA polymerase sigma factor, which translates into the protein MAGNPVTRDNYTIADAELVQGCLDGDENCWEILIKRYQKLVYSVPLKYQLSRDDADDVFQTVCIILLEKLKTLRDLQSLSVWIYVTTKRQCWKVLKEKQREEGLRDNQELRLIEQGGDELFLQFQIARSVERLPRKCRDLLSALYYTVPPLSYGQVSERLGFPPGSIGPTRARCLNHLRKILAKKKLKFRLGGLV